The sequence GGTCTGGGGCCGGGGGCCGGAGCCCCGGAGGCCGGGGGCCCGAGGCCCGGCGGTCGGGGGCCGGAGCCCCGGGGGCCCGGCGACCCGAAGACCGGGGGGCGGCCCGGCGGCCCGGGGGCCCTGGCGGCGAGCACCGCGCGCTCTGTCCGGCGCCGTTTCCGCCGGGGTTCTTCCGTCCCGGCACGGCGCGGTCTCCCCCAGTGACGAATCGCAGCCCCGCCAAGTCCCCCGCAGTGAGCCGTCAGAGGTCCGCCGACCGGCGTGGAAGCAGGGCCTGTCACCGCGCGAGGCGGTCGAAGGCCACGGACAGCCGGTTGGGACCGCGGAGGATCGCGTTGTCCCGGTAGGGAGGCGGGTCCGCCACCAGACGGGGACCGTCCAGGCGCCGGGCGAGCGCGGTGAGCGCCACCTGCGCCTCGGTCCGGGCCAGTGCGGCCCCGACGCAGTAGTGCAGGCCGCCCCCGAAGGTGATGTGGGCGTTCCCGGCCCGCTCGGGTCGGAACTCCCCGGGATCGGCGAAGCGGCGGGGATCGCGGTTGCCCGCGGCGAGCAGGAGCCGCATCCGGGAGCCGCGGGGGATGACGGCGCCGCCGACCTCGATGTCGGTCAGCGCGCTGCGACCCACCATCTGGACCGGCGGGTCGTAGCGGAGGACCTCCTCCACCAGGAGGGTGGCGGTACGGGGCTCGTCCCGCAGCCGGCCGAGCACGTCCGGGTGCCTGAGCAGGGCGAGCGTACCGTTGGCGATGAGATTCACAGTGGTCTCGTGTCCGGCGACGAGCAGCTGTCCGAGGTTGGAGATCAGGTCGGGGACAGCCATCGGGCCGTCGTCCCCGCCCCCTTCCAGCAGGGCGGACACAAGGTCGTCGCGGGCACTGTCCCGGCGTTTCCGGACCAGGTCCACCATGTAGTCGCGCATCCGCAGGCGGGTGCCGAGCAGTT comes from Streptomyces sp. FXJ1.172 and encodes:
- a CDS encoding cytochrome P450 — translated: MTTAAVPDATELFSWLLQPRNRPDPYPLWERLARHPVAHTADGTYLVSGYHDITQLLRDPRVSSNRHVEQTPKGRTVARGEDGKPVGRRLLTQDPPLHDKLRRQIMRHLMPRITGLRDHIESLVAGLLDAHATDGPGQLDVVADLAYPLPVTVICELLGVPHEDEPVFSEFARRLTRGLDPAESLTEQQLDELLGTRLRMRDYMVDLVRKRRDSARDDLVSALLEGGGDDGPMAVPDLISNLGQLLVAGHETTVNLIANGTLALLRHPDVLGRLRDEPRTATLLVEEVLRYDPPVQMVGRSALTDIEVGGAVIPRGSRMRLLLAAGNRDPRRFADPGEFRPERAGNAHITFGGGLHYCVGAALARTEAQVALTALARRLDGPRLVADPPPYRDNAILRGPNRLSVAFDRLAR